A genomic region of Planococcus kocurii contains the following coding sequences:
- a CDS encoding putative quinol monooxygenase → MIIIHANLQVRADQEQAFLEASKALVQASRTEEGNISYELKKSTEQDQHYTMVEVWKDLQATEVHNKSEHFTAFTQQAPSFMAAPMDLHVFSGEAVKA, encoded by the coding sequence TTGATTATTATTCACGCGAACTTACAAGTAAGAGCAGACCAAGAACAAGCATTTCTAGAAGCCAGCAAAGCACTGGTTCAAGCTTCAAGAACAGAAGAAGGCAACATTAGCTACGAATTAAAAAAATCAACTGAACAAGACCAGCACTACACAATGGTTGAAGTTTGGAAAGATCTACAAGCAACTGAAGTTCATAACAAGAGTGAACATTTCACAGCCTTTACGCAACAAGCACCAAGCTTCATGGCTGCACCAATGGACCTACACGTATTCAGCGGCGAGGCTGTAAAAGCGTAA
- a CDS encoding putative quinol monooxygenase, protein MKSTEQDFRYHVVEIWRDAQTFETHIATEHLATFLQQAPRFLAAPMDMHAFDNLYIYNKT, encoded by the coding sequence TTGAAATCTACTGAGCAAGATTTTCGTTATCACGTAGTCGAAATTTGGAGAGATGCACAAACTTTTGAAACGCATATTGCTACCGAGCATTTGGCGACTTTCCTTCAACAAGCACCCAGATTCCTTGCTGCACCAATGGACATGCATGCTTTCGACAACCTTTACATCTACAATAAAACTTAG
- a CDS encoding VanZ family protein: MKTKYIPVVLWGFCILLATNNYNFQALLFAQEIDFHIRLLPDFSDLFITSDIQLDSKTYVFQKIGHALSFGILFLLLAKTIGSNAKAIVFCSLFAYFTEFLQLFFLRSGRISDVLIDIGGIYLAYRLSGYVESQGGLSAVFGKIADSFIDDKSR; the protein is encoded by the coding sequence TTGAAAACTAAGTACATACCGGTTGTCCTGTGGGGCTTCTGCATCCTGTTAGCTACCAATAACTACAACTTCCAAGCCTTGTTGTTCGCACAAGAAATAGATTTTCATATTCGCTTGCTTCCCGATTTCTCGGATTTGTTCATCACGAGCGACATCCAGTTAGACAGTAAAACGTATGTGTTCCAAAAAATAGGCCATGCGTTGTCTTTCGGTATTCTTTTTCTTTTGCTAGCCAAAACAATTGGAAGCAATGCGAAAGCCATCGTGTTCTGTAGCTTGTTCGCTTATTTCACAGAATTCCTGCAGTTGTTTTTCTTGCGAAGCGGAAGAATCTCCGACGTTTTGATCGACATCGGCGGTATTTATTTGGCTTATCGGTTGAGTGGTTATGTCGAATCACAAGGAGGGCTATCTGCTGTTTTCGGAAAAATAGCAGATAGTTTTATAGATGACAAGTCACGCTAA
- a CDS encoding DUF6241 domain-containing protein — protein MKLILKTIAVSVAVLALLAAGGYYFITKHSSGGKEIQQVAEKIEERQSQSTEKAGNKDSEADMEEREVQIHLHQMTHQKVVDKEKNGAVEMTDENIEGLLTIVNANKHYYENGDYYEQTLISWQQDDFSTIVSAHNTVWSWYSGTAGRATGRLSAEEEQQFIEKNFR, from the coding sequence ATGAAATTAATTTTGAAAACAATCGCAGTAAGCGTCGCGGTATTGGCATTACTAGCAGCTGGAGGTTATTACTTTATCACGAAGCACTCCTCAGGTGGCAAAGAAATTCAACAAGTCGCAGAGAAAATCGAAGAGCGCCAAAGTCAATCGACTGAAAAAGCGGGCAATAAAGACAGCGAAGCAGACATGGAAGAAAGAGAAGTGCAGATTCACCTCCATCAAATGACGCATCAAAAAGTCGTCGATAAGGAAAAAAACGGTGCTGTCGAAATGACAGATGAAAATATTGAAGGCCTACTAACAATCGTAAACGCCAATAAACACTATTATGAGAATGGCGATTACTACGAACAAACCTTAATTTCTTGGCAGCAAGATGATTTTTCCACTATCGTGAGTGCTCACAATACGGTTTGGAGTTGGTACAGCGGCACCGCGGGTAGAGCAACAGGGCGACTGAGTGCAGAGGAAGAACAACAGTTTATTGAGAAAAATTTTAGGTAA
- the lexA gene encoding transcriptional repressor LexA, whose translation MKLNMEQRRIVELEPSGPMLVKGVAGSGKTTVAIRRIHFLMDHYCHEENDKILLVTYNKTLLYYIKHQYERMAEKELQEAERFFSSDAEVEITTIDSLMYKEFRKYQKRMGKKLEIAPNDQIHKLMVQAIHEVKKAYPEVKLLLPKNSKFLLDEIEWIYSCSMVDLETYQSVDRIGRASGNSGTPQKLLKNSQTREAIYEVMTVFGQLLERAGLTTFKQMNLYALAELRLGAAGRYTHIIIDESQDLTRVQLEFLKELYKEKEYSSLMFVADNTQSIYPQSWLGKGRPFTTIGFDMSGKSRTLSKNYRTTTEISTAAFNLIEADESIQSNVDFVKPALIDRHGHPPIYRFFLTPQQQVHFLAEEIALLKNDYALSEICIVARGKRNIESAAIDLEQVGIPCEILQSNDPDFESDKVKLVTMHSIKGLEFKVIFLIDLNSGLIPQDLYADAEDQKTVESDERKLLYVGMTRANELLYMSSVKKPSSFVKEIQRNHLRMKKDASLRPFESISMTEYQMTDRLVDIHAKEEITRQWLIRELQETYGYPYELMELEFPVQQFSRKGYCDIAVQVYTGEEARPYILAEVKRFGSGIEDAIKQLTSYMEADSRAFYGIATDGLEVKIIDRKGEEVQDLPKCRAQFLPDTKSRRIYKNLKNGRQYNYAEDRDSPGQIEVSEAGQEVLTQVHETVAVPLIGNVAAGLPILATESYETFHTLPREWLVSPTETFSLTVTGDSMNGAGIDKGDVVFVHQQNNAANGDIVIAVIDGEATMKKYMPMGSEIILVSENPSYEPIIMRSEDVFINGRVIGVLKQ comes from the coding sequence GTGAAGCTGAATATGGAACAACGTCGCATTGTTGAACTAGAACCATCAGGACCCATGCTCGTAAAAGGAGTAGCGGGATCAGGCAAGACGACCGTTGCGATTCGGAGAATCCATTTTTTGATGGATCATTATTGTCACGAAGAAAATGATAAAATTCTACTAGTTACTTACAACAAAACCTTACTTTATTATATTAAGCATCAGTATGAGCGTATGGCTGAAAAAGAACTGCAAGAAGCCGAACGTTTTTTCTCATCAGATGCAGAAGTAGAAATAACAACAATTGATAGCTTGATGTATAAAGAGTTTAGGAAATATCAAAAACGTATGGGCAAAAAGCTTGAAATCGCTCCTAATGATCAAATTCACAAACTAATGGTGCAAGCCATACACGAAGTGAAAAAAGCGTACCCTGAAGTTAAACTGCTGTTGCCAAAAAACAGTAAATTCCTATTAGACGAAATAGAATGGATCTATTCTTGTTCAATGGTGGATCTTGAGACGTATCAATCGGTAGATCGAATTGGCCGTGCTTCAGGAAACAGCGGAACGCCACAAAAATTATTGAAAAATTCGCAAACCCGTGAAGCTATTTATGAAGTCATGACAGTGTTTGGTCAATTGCTTGAAAGAGCAGGACTGACAACGTTCAAACAAATGAACCTCTATGCGTTAGCAGAATTACGCTTGGGTGCTGCTGGACGATACACGCATATTATTATTGACGAAAGTCAGGATTTAACGCGCGTTCAGCTGGAATTTCTAAAAGAGTTATACAAAGAAAAGGAATATTCTTCGCTCATGTTTGTTGCAGATAACACGCAAAGCATTTATCCGCAGTCTTGGCTCGGGAAAGGACGTCCGTTTACGACCATTGGCTTTGATATGAGCGGGAAATCACGTACATTGAGCAAGAATTACCGAACGACAACGGAAATTTCGACAGCGGCTTTCAATTTGATTGAAGCGGATGAAAGCATCCAGTCGAATGTCGATTTTGTGAAACCGGCATTGATTGACCGCCACGGGCATCCGCCGATTTATCGATTCTTTTTAACGCCTCAACAGCAGGTCCATTTTCTAGCAGAGGAAATCGCATTGCTAAAAAATGATTACGCCTTATCCGAGATATGCATTGTGGCGCGAGGAAAGCGAAATATTGAAAGTGCAGCTATCGATTTAGAGCAGGTCGGCATCCCTTGTGAAATTTTGCAAAGTAACGATCCGGATTTTGAATCCGATAAAGTAAAACTCGTAACAATGCATTCGATTAAAGGGTTGGAATTCAAGGTGATTTTCCTAATCGATTTAAACAGTGGATTGATTCCACAGGATTTGTATGCAGATGCTGAAGATCAAAAAACAGTCGAATCAGATGAACGAAAATTGCTGTATGTAGGCATGACACGAGCAAACGAGCTTCTGTATATGTCTTCAGTAAAAAAACCATCTAGCTTTGTCAAAGAAATTCAACGAAATCATTTACGAATGAAAAAAGATGCATCTCTCCGGCCATTTGAATCAATCAGTATGACAGAATACCAGATGACGGATCGACTTGTTGATATCCATGCGAAAGAAGAAATTACTCGTCAATGGCTCATCCGAGAGTTGCAAGAGACGTATGGCTATCCGTATGAACTGATGGAACTGGAATTTCCTGTTCAGCAGTTTTCCAGAAAAGGGTATTGTGACATTGCGGTACAGGTTTACACAGGAGAAGAAGCAAGGCCTTACATTCTTGCGGAAGTCAAACGTTTTGGCAGCGGAATCGAAGACGCCATCAAGCAGCTGACAAGTTATATGGAAGCCGATAGTCGCGCTTTTTACGGCATTGCGACCGATGGGCTTGAAGTCAAAATAATCGATCGAAAAGGTGAAGAAGTACAAGATTTGCCGAAATGCCGTGCCCAATTCTTACCAGATACGAAAAGTCGGCGTATCTATAAGAATCTTAAAAATGGCAGACAATACAATTATGCAGAAGATCGTGATTCGCCAGGACAAATTGAAGTAAGTGAAGCTGGGCAAGAAGTGCTCACGCAAGTACATGAAACTGTGGCAGTCCCACTGATTGGGAACGTTGCGGCTGGCTTGCCAATTTTAGCGACTGAATCCTACGAAACATTTCATACGTTGCCACGTGAATGGCTAGTATCTCCAACTGAAACGTTTTCATTAACAGTGACAGGAGACAGCATGAACGGCGCTGGCATCGACAAAGGAGACGTCGTCTTTGTTCATCAGCAAAATAATGCTGCTAACGGCGACATCGTTATAGCCGTTATCGATGGCGAAGCGACCATGAAAAAATACATGCCAATGGGCAGTGAAATCATCCTGGTGTCCGAAAATCCAAGCTATGAACCAATTATTATGCGAAGTGAAGATGTCTTCATTAACGGCAGAGTGATCGGTGTGCTAAAACAATAA
- a CDS encoding aldo/keto reductase, which translates to MDFITLNNGLKMPQLGFGVWQVENDEATKVVAKALETGYTSIDTAMIYTNEIGVGNALKDTKVPREDLFITTKVWNSDQGYDNTLRAFDESLERLGLDYVDLYLIHWPTPEFDHYVETYKALEKLYNDGRVKAIGVCNFEIEHLQRLLDECDVPPVLNQVECHPYLAQKDLKEFCAKHDIFLEAWSPLEQGGDVLKDPTVVNIAESKDKSPAQVVLRWHLQNNTIAIPKSVTPSRIEENFDVFDFELTEDEMAAIDALNKERRNGPHPNEMNSR; encoded by the coding sequence ATGGATTTTATTACATTGAATAATGGATTGAAAATGCCACAGCTAGGCTTTGGTGTTTGGCAAGTAGAAAATGACGAGGCGACAAAAGTCGTTGCCAAAGCATTAGAGACGGGTTATACGTCAATTGATACTGCCATGATTTATACAAATGAAATCGGTGTGGGGAACGCCTTAAAAGACACCAAGGTGCCGCGCGAAGACTTGTTTATCACGACCAAAGTGTGGAACAGCGATCAAGGATACGACAATACCTTGCGTGCATTCGATGAAAGTTTAGAGCGTCTGGGTCTTGATTATGTGGATTTATACTTGATTCACTGGCCGACTCCGGAGTTTGATCATTATGTTGAAACGTATAAAGCATTAGAAAAGTTGTATAACGATGGCCGTGTAAAAGCGATTGGCGTTTGTAACTTTGAAATTGAGCATTTGCAGCGATTGCTGGACGAATGCGACGTTCCACCAGTATTGAACCAAGTGGAGTGTCATCCCTACTTGGCGCAAAAGGACTTAAAAGAATTTTGTGCCAAGCATGATATTTTCTTAGAAGCTTGGAGTCCGCTTGAACAAGGGGGCGATGTGCTGAAGGATCCTACCGTAGTCAACATTGCGGAGTCAAAAGACAAATCACCCGCTCAAGTTGTGTTGCGTTGGCATTTGCAGAACAACACCATCGCCATTCCGAAATCTGTTACTCCATCGCGCATTGAAGAAAACTTTGATGTGTTTGATTTCGAGTTAACAGAAGACGAAATGGCGGCGATCGACGCGTTAAACAAAGAACGTCGCAATGGTCCGCATCCCAATGAAATGAATAGTCGTTAA
- a CDS encoding DNA/RNA non-specific endonuclease has protein sequence MTDKMKQIQQEALQRYLKFEKERETESFTAASTEKMMTRSSIINHHDNLAIERIINKSDLFPIAHLQAGLDVSKAVCRIAIRGKNGQLEGYGTGFLVSPNLLLTNNHVLETAESAMYAVAEFNYQDDVHFMPLEIISFRLDPRLFFITNEALDFTLVAVEPNNSNAVPLSNFGYLPLLPKPGKILEGEYVTIIQHPNGGPKAITIRENEVKFISSDFVQYVSDTEPGSSGSPVFNDQWMVVSLHHAGIPDPNDNNVWIANEGIRISSIIQHLSDKRGGIENEESRKLLDQLLSVVMPGSTATPMEVGVLDADWYAGATGYNPAFLGERFTVALPGLSDAMLADVAKTTDGKLELDYTHFSIAMSQSRRLAFFTAVNIDGNQLVDVKRSRDRWYFDPRIDESYQLGNDFYQSNDIDRGHLVRRRDPNWGIDAVKANEHTFHFTNSSPQHKNFNQKVWLDLEDYLLDNARDHDMKVSIFTGPVFRDSDRIYRGAKIPSQFWKVAVMVKDDTELSATAYVQTQEDLIGGNLEFVYGKFETYQVPIEQIEKLTGLNFGELQKADPLAAGQVALVQSREDIRL, from the coding sequence ATGACTGACAAAATGAAACAAATTCAACAAGAAGCGTTGCAACGCTATTTGAAATTCGAAAAAGAGCGGGAAACAGAAAGCTTTACTGCGGCGTCGACAGAGAAAATGATGACGCGGTCGAGTATTATCAATCATCACGACAATTTGGCGATTGAACGCATTATCAACAAAAGCGACTTGTTTCCGATTGCGCATTTACAGGCGGGACTCGACGTTAGTAAAGCAGTATGCCGCATCGCCATTCGTGGCAAAAACGGACAGCTTGAAGGCTACGGTACGGGATTTCTTGTGTCGCCGAATTTATTGCTGACAAACAATCATGTACTGGAAACGGCAGAATCAGCGATGTATGCAGTGGCTGAATTTAATTATCAAGACGATGTCCATTTTATGCCGCTTGAAATCATTAGTTTCAGACTGGATCCTCGCCTGTTTTTCATCACCAATGAAGCGCTTGATTTTACGCTGGTTGCAGTGGAACCGAATAATTCAAACGCGGTACCGTTGTCGAATTTCGGCTATTTGCCGCTGCTGCCAAAGCCAGGGAAAATTCTTGAAGGTGAGTACGTCACCATTATCCAACATCCAAACGGGGGGCCAAAAGCAATTACCATTCGTGAAAACGAAGTCAAGTTCATTTCTTCTGATTTTGTTCAGTATGTCAGCGACACAGAACCCGGTTCGTCTGGCTCACCTGTTTTTAATGACCAGTGGATGGTCGTCTCGCTGCACCACGCCGGAATTCCCGACCCGAACGACAACAACGTCTGGATTGCCAATGAAGGCATTCGCATCAGTTCGATTATTCAACATCTCAGTGACAAGCGGGGCGGAATAGAAAACGAGGAGTCGCGTAAACTACTAGATCAGTTGCTTTCAGTGGTTATGCCGGGATCAACGGCCACACCGATGGAAGTAGGGGTGCTGGACGCCGATTGGTATGCTGGTGCAACAGGTTATAACCCCGCATTTTTAGGCGAAAGATTCACTGTAGCGTTGCCTGGTTTAAGTGACGCCATGCTAGCAGACGTAGCGAAAACGACAGATGGTAAGCTCGAACTGGATTATACGCATTTCTCGATTGCGATGAGTCAGTCGCGGCGTCTTGCTTTTTTCACAGCCGTTAACATCGATGGCAATCAACTCGTAGACGTCAAACGAAGCAGAGACCGCTGGTATTTTGATCCACGTATTGATGAATCGTATCAACTCGGCAATGATTTTTACCAATCAAATGATATTGACCGTGGCCATTTGGTGCGTCGACGCGATCCAAACTGGGGCATTGATGCCGTAAAAGCCAATGAGCACACGTTCCATTTTACCAATAGCTCTCCGCAGCATAAAAATTTCAATCAAAAAGTATGGCTTGATTTAGAGGATTACCTGCTCGATAATGCGCGCGATCACGACATGAAAGTGTCGATTTTTACAGGACCGGTGTTCCGTGACAGCGACCGGATTTACCGAGGTGCAAAAATTCCAAGCCAGTTTTGGAAAGTGGCTGTAATGGTGAAAGACGATACAGAGCTATCAGCAACGGCTTATGTGCAAACACAAGAAGATTTGATTGGCGGTAATTTGGAATTTGTCTACGGAAAATTCGAAACGTATCAAGTGCCGATCGAACAAATTGAAAAACTGACAGGACTGAATTTTGGTGAGCTGCAAAAAGCTGATCCACTAGCAGCGGGGCAAGTAGCTTTAGTCCAGAGCCGTGAGGACATTCGTTTATGA
- a CDS encoding ABC transporter ATP-binding protein, whose protein sequence is MMVELEGVTRRRDDKLLLDGVDWQVQRGEHWVLYGLNGAGKTSLLDLINAYFFPTQGKVTVLGLEFGKTYLAEKLRSRIGFVSASVQQKLPTHDNAYEVVLSGAFASLGLYQETTEAIDQQGVDILQELGCLEYANRHYHSLSQGEKQRVLIGRALMANPELLILDEPTAGLDFIAREELLESIAAIAKKPNGPTIIYVTHHIEEILPEFKKILLLKAGRVFASGDTQKLVTSEQLSAFFELPVNVMWNDGRPLLSKARSNND, encoded by the coding sequence ATGATGGTGGAACTCGAAGGCGTAACGCGTCGCAGAGATGACAAACTGCTGTTGGACGGAGTAGATTGGCAAGTCCAACGAGGCGAGCACTGGGTGTTATACGGCTTGAACGGTGCCGGTAAAACCTCGTTATTGGATTTAATCAATGCCTATTTTTTCCCGACACAAGGAAAAGTCACCGTGCTCGGCCTAGAGTTCGGTAAGACTTATCTGGCGGAAAAATTGCGCAGCCGAATCGGTTTTGTGTCAGCGTCTGTTCAGCAAAAGTTGCCGACTCATGATAATGCTTACGAAGTGGTGTTAAGCGGAGCGTTTGCTTCACTTGGTCTTTACCAGGAAACGACAGAAGCAATCGATCAACAAGGTGTCGATATTCTCCAAGAACTCGGCTGCCTTGAGTATGCCAATCGACATTATCACTCGCTGTCGCAAGGTGAAAAGCAACGCGTGCTAATTGGTCGCGCGTTAATGGCGAATCCTGAGTTACTCATTCTCGATGAGCCAACTGCCGGACTCGATTTTATCGCACGCGAAGAACTGCTTGAGTCGATCGCGGCCATCGCTAAAAAACCAAATGGCCCGACCATCATTTACGTTACGCATCATATAGAAGAAATTTTACCGGAATTTAAAAAAATCCTGTTGCTTAAAGCGGGCCGCGTCTTCGCTTCTGGAGATACCCAAAAACTCGTCACCAGTGAACAACTTAGCGCATTTTTTGAACTGCCGGTAAACGTCATGTGGAATGATGGACGTCCTTTGCTATCAAAAGCCAGAAGTAACAACGACTGA
- a CDS encoding amidase: protein MNNELAAQSIGELAPKLRDKQLSPVELTEAVLANVDARNKDINAFIVVQKEQALESARQAEQEIQSGNYRGFLHGIPMALKDILYFKDEPATMGSKIHEGFVADFDATVVSKLKMSGVTFHGKLNMHEYAWGATTTNPHYGACRNPWDLNQIPGGSSGGSGAAVAADMAIASLGTDTGGSIRIPAASCGIIGLKPTHGRISKYGCFPLAWSLDHIGPMTKTVFDAALLLEVLGGYDPKDPTSVDRPTQNYSGLLNEDVNGLVIGIEEGYFFKNVDSRVDEAVRNALQQLEKLGARIEIVQIPSLAQAEFAELVTITTEASAVHHDNLVKQPEKFGEDVRFLLEVGELMSGVDYVQSQQIRRKLNLEFAAAFEKVDVLISPTLPFLPPSIGDSMVNINGQSLSFLDEVIRFTGPGNLTGLPALSIPCGVRDGLPIGLQIMGPAFQEEKVLNVAYALEKLELMKGQKPNLT, encoded by the coding sequence ATGAATAACGAGTTAGCAGCACAATCGATTGGAGAACTGGCACCTAAATTGCGCGACAAGCAGCTATCACCTGTTGAATTAACAGAAGCAGTCTTAGCGAATGTGGATGCTCGTAACAAAGACATCAATGCTTTTATTGTTGTTCAAAAAGAGCAAGCACTGGAATCTGCGAGACAAGCAGAACAAGAAATCCAAAGCGGTAATTACCGCGGTTTTTTGCATGGGATTCCAATGGCATTGAAAGACATTCTGTATTTTAAAGATGAACCGGCGACGATGGGTTCAAAAATCCACGAAGGGTTTGTTGCTGATTTTGATGCGACCGTGGTTTCAAAACTCAAGATGTCCGGTGTGACGTTTCACGGCAAACTCAATATGCATGAGTATGCGTGGGGCGCAACGACGACCAATCCGCATTATGGTGCTTGTCGAAATCCTTGGGATCTCAACCAAATTCCAGGCGGCTCGAGTGGTGGCTCAGGTGCTGCGGTGGCTGCAGACATGGCCATTGCCTCACTCGGAACCGATACCGGTGGATCAATTCGGATTCCGGCGGCGAGTTGTGGCATCATTGGCTTAAAGCCGACCCATGGCCGCATTAGCAAGTATGGTTGTTTTCCGTTAGCTTGGAGCCTTGATCACATTGGCCCCATGACAAAAACCGTTTTTGATGCGGCGCTGTTACTAGAAGTGCTCGGTGGTTACGACCCGAAAGATCCCACTTCGGTTGACCGGCCAACGCAAAATTATTCTGGTTTATTGAATGAAGACGTCAACGGATTAGTCATCGGTATTGAAGAAGGTTATTTTTTCAAAAATGTCGATAGCCGTGTTGATGAAGCTGTCCGAAATGCGTTGCAACAGCTAGAAAAGCTAGGCGCACGGATCGAAATTGTTCAAATTCCGTCATTGGCACAAGCAGAATTCGCGGAACTGGTGACCATTACGACCGAAGCGAGCGCCGTCCATCATGACAATCTCGTCAAACAGCCGGAGAAATTTGGGGAGGATGTTCGCTTTTTGTTAGAAGTAGGCGAGCTCATGTCGGGTGTTGACTACGTACAGTCCCAGCAAATTCGCCGCAAGCTAAATCTCGAATTTGCCGCGGCATTTGAAAAAGTGGATGTGCTCATTTCACCGACTTTGCCTTTTTTGCCACCGTCGATTGGTGACAGCATGGTCAATATTAACGGTCAGTCATTGAGTTTCTTGGATGAAGTGATTCGTTTTACGGGACCAGGCAATTTGACAGGATTACCCGCACTCAGTATTCCGTGCGGTGTTCGTGACGGATTACCAATTGGCCTGCAAATTATGGGTCCTGCGTTTCAAGAAGAAAAAGTTCTCAACGTCGCCTATGCCCTCGAGAAGCTGGAGCTAATGAAAGGCCAGAAGCCAAATTTGACGTAA
- a CDS encoding acetamidase/formamidase family protein → MTTTHQFPEDRVHYTWDKDPQPVLTINSGDQVEFSTREVADDQFNKDSVTEDIARLDWARVYPLAGPVEIRDAEPGDTLEIEIVKLVPGSWGWMSILPGLGLLPEEFPEAYLRTFDLSDGQFIHFNDNIKVPITPFLGTMGVGPQNAEGQAIMPPGTFGGNMDTRHLTVGTKLYLPVQVAGAMFSCGDAHAAQGDGEVCVSAVECPMQASLKFRLIKGKTIPAPQFQTAGALTPKVDHKGFYGTTGVGPDLMEAARDAIRAMVEHISENYEMDPKDAYLLSSACVDLKISEIVDAGQYIVSALLPLAVFTEE, encoded by the coding sequence ATGACCACTACCCATCAATTTCCAGAAGACCGCGTTCATTATACGTGGGACAAAGACCCGCAGCCCGTACTCACGATCAACAGCGGCGATCAAGTGGAATTTTCCACACGCGAAGTGGCTGATGATCAATTCAATAAAGACTCCGTGACAGAAGACATTGCTAGACTCGACTGGGCAAGAGTGTATCCACTCGCGGGACCCGTCGAAATTCGAGATGCCGAACCCGGAGATACGCTGGAAATTGAGATCGTCAAGCTGGTTCCTGGAAGCTGGGGCTGGATGTCGATTCTGCCGGGACTTGGTTTATTGCCTGAAGAGTTTCCGGAAGCCTACTTACGAACTTTTGATTTGAGTGACGGGCAATTCATCCATTTTAACGACAACATCAAAGTGCCGATTACACCATTTCTCGGCACGATGGGCGTTGGACCCCAAAATGCGGAAGGGCAAGCCATTATGCCGCCTGGCACATTTGGTGGCAATATGGACACGCGGCATTTAACTGTGGGCACGAAATTGTATTTGCCTGTGCAAGTAGCGGGGGCGATGTTCAGCTGTGGGGACGCTCATGCGGCACAAGGAGACGGTGAAGTTTGCGTCAGTGCTGTGGAATGTCCGATGCAGGCATCGTTAAAATTCCGATTGATTAAAGGCAAGACAATTCCAGCACCGCAGTTTCAAACAGCTGGCGCACTGACGCCAAAAGTCGACCACAAAGGATTTTACGGCACAACAGGAGTGGGACCTGATTTGATGGAAGCTGCGCGCGACGCTATCCGCGCGATGGTGGAACACATTTCTGAGAATTACGAAATGGATCCCAAAGATGCCTACTTGCTGTCAAGCGCCTGTGTCGACCTTAAAATCTCCGAAATCGTCGATGCGGGGCAATACATCGTTAGTGCGCTATTACCACTCGCTGTGTTTACAGAGGAATAG
- a CDS encoding GNAT family N-acetyltransferase, producing the protein MNDIYFNKEYGRLYEKIEKGECQEFIFEHMLGKIQHLFIKCEIPHKLTGQVFYDLVTPYGYGGPRIVSGENRNKVALVSAFEEEFAKYCANHHIVSESVRFHPVIKNHLDFESCYELNFRRQTIQTRLAGIDDPILTEYSASCRRDIRHGLKAGVTYRIIEHPKNLEDFKKLYYSTMQRNAAKTIYYFNDEYFQQCIDRLSDYLVVVEVTYEEQIIGMSLNFVGDSFIHVHLTGTCQKFHQLAPAYILQYALALWGKEQGKELIHHGGGRTKDMDDKLYLFKKKFGRRSELTYFIGRKIWNRAVYEQLCYINNASTGSDQFPAYRSSGSPVPVY; encoded by the coding sequence ATGAACGATATTTATTTTAACAAAGAGTATGGCCGTTTATATGAAAAAATTGAAAAAGGTGAATGCCAAGAGTTTATTTTTGAACATATGTTAGGAAAGATACAGCATTTGTTTATCAAGTGTGAAATTCCACACAAATTAACTGGTCAGGTGTTTTATGATTTGGTGACACCTTATGGCTATGGAGGTCCAAGAATTGTTAGCGGCGAAAATAGAAACAAGGTAGCATTGGTAAGTGCTTTTGAAGAAGAATTTGCAAAGTATTGCGCTAACCACCACATTGTTTCCGAATCGGTTCGTTTTCATCCAGTTATCAAAAATCATCTAGACTTTGAATCGTGCTACGAACTGAACTTCAGGCGTCAGACGATTCAAACGAGACTGGCAGGCATCGATGATCCGATTCTTACGGAATATTCGGCTTCTTGTAGAAGAGATATTCGTCACGGTTTAAAAGCTGGCGTCACGTATCGCATCATCGAACATCCGAAAAATTTAGAGGATTTCAAGAAACTTTATTATTCCACAATGCAACGCAATGCTGCAAAGACGATCTATTATTTTAATGATGAGTACTTTCAGCAATGCATAGACCGGTTGAGTGATTATTTGGTAGTCGTTGAAGTGACGTACGAAGAACAAATTATCGGCATGAGTTTAAATTTTGTCGGTGACTCGTTTATTCACGTCCATCTCACAGGTACATGCCAGAAGTTTCATCAGCTGGCGCCGGCTTATATTCTTCAATATGCTCTTGCGTTGTGGGGAAAAGAGCAAGGCAAAGAATTAATTCATCACGGCGGTGGTCGGACGAAAGACATGGATGACAAGCTGTATCTTTTTAAAAAGAAATTTGGACGGCGCTCAGAATTGACGTATTTTATAGGTCGCAAAATCTGGAATAGAGCGGTTTATGAACAACTGTGCTACATAAATAACGCATCAACGGGCAGCGACCAGTTTCCTGCATACCGTAGCTCGGGATCACCAGTACCTGTCTATTAG